A part of Aegilops tauschii subsp. strangulata cultivar AL8/78 chromosome 2, Aet v6.0, whole genome shotgun sequence genomic DNA contains:
- the LOC109753530 gene encoding uncharacterized protein, whose protein sequence is MCSIRGTLADRIHPPRPQVPTPPAATQPRNPLPRRRSEPLPSAAGPNPCRPPPTTTAIVRCHHLRCLGYYAWLRFGRNNLAGDRGGRRVVDFVVQSVCFVAPAQMNIAGAEYSNKASSGVRHCHRSNKVDPISAYLPTSLRPVVGPISHNKATIEDAADDGDGDRLSKLPNDLLLNILERVDTLDALRACFLSKQMLKLPTLLSQLFLSAGSIPGHHDSARVFRPSEVLRTNRAVAHVTDNILSTRSPEITISKLKIKFVLTQHESLTIGKSVARAIATQKFGAAEFEVTTDKAYKICSPADFLHFGKQFNDFVGACPDAFAGLTRLWLRNMRFGEFDIPNILSTCKLLESLRLSHCDSGIHSVLQVEHAQLAELEIDQGKFERVELICLPKLQRVRYNNWCSYEDPLYFGFAPQLSKLILTKTAVRSQKTLELSQLLANVSSISDLHLDFRSEKIWVLPECPKLLTPVLSKLQHVNLDHLPEGCDLAWTMFILEAAPSLKELCITLWDHWCIMTTDNEFRKKYGFCEKIDMKWKPYAPDFKHKNLAKLTIYGFQPDDNLLRYIRSVMEHAVNMAEISLHDRKVCVSCSDLDSEIKDKFCPSRYPRTAEKRKQTTEELGSLAMIHFRS, encoded by the exons ATGTGCAGCATAAGGGGAACCCTAGCCGATCGGATCCATCCTCCGCGGCCGCAGGTTCCGACACCCCCTGCAGCAACACAACCCCGCAATCCCCTGCCCCGCCGCCGGTCCGAACCCCTGCCGTCCGCCGCCGGTCCGAACCCCTGCCGTCCGCCGCCGACCACCACCGCGATCGTTCGTTGCCACCACCTGCGCTGCCTGGGCTATTATGCCTGGCTGCGTTTTGGGCGAAATAATCTCGCTGGAGACAGAGGCGGGAGAAGAGTCGTCGATTTCGTTGTGCAATCGG TCTGCTTTGTTGCGCCGGCCCAAATGAACATAGCAGGAGCGGAGTATTCCAATAAGGCCAGCTCAGGCGTCCGCCATTGTCACAGATCCAATAAGGTCGATCCGATTAGCGCATATCTCCCGACATCATTAAGGCCAGTTGTTGGTCCGATCAGCCACAAT AAAGCGACTATTGAAGACGCTGCTGACGATGGAGACGGGGACAGACTTAGCAAGCTCCCAAATGACCTTTTGCTCAACATTCTGGAGAGGGTGGACACACTCGATGCATTAAGGGCCTGCTTCCTCTCCAAGCAAATGCTGAAGCTCCCCACCTTGCTCTCGCAACTCTTCCTAAGCGCTGGTTCCATTCCAGGTCACCATGATTCAGCTCGTGTTTTCAGACCAAGTGAAGTACTCCGAACCAACCGTGCTGTGGCTCATGTAACGGATAACATATTGAGCACAAGGAGCCCGGAGATCACCATCAGCAAACTCAAAATCAAATTCGTCTTGACACAGCATGAGTCTCTCACCATTGGCAAATCTGTCGCGCGTGCGATAGCAACCCAGAAGTTTGGCGCAGCCGAGTTTGAGGTCACAACGGACAAGGCTTATAAGATCTGCTCTCCTGCTGATTTCCTCCACTTTGGGAAGCAGTTCAATGATTTTGTCGGTGCTTGTCCGGATGCATTTGCTGGCCTTACGCGCCTGTGGCTGCGCAATATGAGGTTTGGTGAATTCGACATCCCCAACATCCTCAGCACTTGCAAGCTCTTGGAGTCTTTGCGTTTAAGCCATTGCGACTCAGGGATCCATTCTGTGCTGCAAGTAGAACATGCTCAACTTGCTGAGCTCGAGATCGACCAGGGGAAATTTGAGAGAGTTGAGCTGATATGTCTACCAAAACTCCAACGTGTGAGATATAATAATTGGTGCTCTTATGAAGATCCCCTATATTTTGGTTTTGCACCACAGCTTTCGAAGCTCATCCTCACTAAAACTGCTGTCCGTTCGCAAAAGACCCTTGAGTTAAGTCAGCTCCTTGCTAATGTTTCTTCCATAAGCGATCTTCATCTGGATTTTAGAAGTGAAAAG ATTTGGGTCCTGCCAGAATGCCCAAAACTGCTCACGCCTGTGCTCAGCAAACTACAGCATGTGAATCTGGACCATCTTCCTGAAGGCTGTGATTTAGCTTGGACAATGTTTATTCTTGAAGCTGCACCCTCCTTAAAAGAGCTGTGCATCACATTATGGGATCATTGGTGCATAATGACGACAGACAATGAGTTTCGGAAGAAATATGGTTTCTGTGAAAAGATCGACATGAAGTGGAAGCCATATGCCCCTGATTTCAAGCACAAGAATCTGGCTAAGCTCACCATCTATGGCTTCCAACCCGACGACAACCTTCTGCGATACATTAGGTCTGTCATGGAACATGCGGTTAATATGGCAGAGATATCTCTGCATGACAGGAAGGTGTGTGTGAGCTGTAGTGACTTGGATTCTGAGATCAAGGACAAGTTTTGTCCATCAAGATATCCACGAACTGCCGAGAAGAGGAAGCAGACAACCGAGGAGTTAGGTTCGCTTGCTATGATTCACTTCAGGTcctaa